The Cervus elaphus chromosome 9, mCerEla1.1, whole genome shotgun sequence genomic interval cctctctagtatttattttttgtggatttttttttaatgatggccattctgacaggtgtgaggtgatatctcattatagttttgacttgcatttctctactaatgaaggatgtggaacatcttttcatgtgtttattcaccatctgtatgtcttctttggggaaatgtctgtttaggtcttttgcccactttttgattgggttgtttgtttttctagtattgtTGCATGAGCTGCtcgtatattttagagattaattctttgtttagTTCACTATTATTtccaccttgtttatagtttccttatttgtgcaatattactcagccgttaaaaagaattcatgtgcaaaaacttttaagcttaattagctcttatttgtttatttttgtttttatctccattactctaggaggttggTCATTgaggattttgctgtgatttatgtcatggtgttctgcctatgttttcctctaagagttttatggtttctggctttacatttgggtctttaatccattttgaatttatctttgtgtatggtattaggaagtgttctaatttcattcttttacatgtagctgtccagttttcccagcaccacttattgaagagactactttttcccattgtatattcttgcctcctttgtcaaagataagatgcccagaggtgtgtgggtttatctctgggctttctatctcgttccattggtctatatttcacACTATCATTTCTTGACTGCTTCTCTCTTGTCTTGTATCCCCCCAACTCCCTGATTTAACAACTGCTTGAAtgcaccctttggaactcagggtaGGTCATAGAGGTTGGAGCCTATTTCCTACAGACAAGAAATGGTGGAGAGTAGGGGGGCGGGTTCAGAAAGGcctctgtgcccaggagccccacggGGTCCTGATCAGTTTCCTTGCCaacctcttccttcctcctctcttttccagattttcccatatattttatattttttaatccaattGAATAATCAAAACTATTCCTAGTGTTATACTCTCTGTCCTTTCCATTTTAGAATCTTTCACTTAACTCAgctcaaaataaaaacttctctTGGACTCCATTACTCTAAAATGGAGTGAGAAACTACAAATAGCAAATTATTTTCTCAGAGACACCTTATTTTCTTTTGTACATTTGTTATTGTTAAAggataatagtaataatactCTAGACACAGTACTTTATACATAGAAAAGACTCAATTCTGGTTGGTTATTAATTTTAGGTTATTCATTCTTATTCTTTAGGTTGTTCATTCTTATTTTGGGGGGATGAAGGGACAAAATCTTTTCTTGGTAGTTCATTCAAGAAGAATCATGTGCATCAGGGTCCTGACACATCCTTGTGATTCTGCTTACCAGCCTATAGGTAGGTAGCATATTCCTAGGCATAGATAATGGGATACAGTTCATCACATTGGATATAAACAGGATATTATGATGGCTTGAGGCTATAAGAGGGAGAAAACTAGAGAAAGTCAAATAGCTACTATGCATCATACTCCTAAGGAATGTGGGTATTTTCTTATGCCTGAATCATCACAAGAGTTCTATGAAGAAAGGCAAAGGCATTATTGTCTCCAACCCTCCTACCCTATACTGGTGGTTAGGAGTTTAGGGGACAGAAAGTTCTGCGGAAGCTTCTCTTTATGGCATTCTTCAGCTCCTTATTCCTAAGACTGAAAATAATTGGGCTAAGAAAGGGGGTGAAGACTGTATAAGTGGTGGTCATCAGAATGTTACTGTCCATAGAATGGGGCCCCTTGGTCTTGAGGTAGATGAGGGAGGCAAAACCGTAGTGCACGACCACTATGGtgaggtgggagacacaggtgGAGAAGGTCTTGTGCCGGCCCTCAGCGGAGGGGATCCTCAAGATGGCAGCCACGATGAAGACATAGGAGAGGACGATGAGGAATAAACACGCCATCAGGGCCGTGACACAGACCAGGATCACACCCAGGGTGAGAGAGGCTGTCTCTTTCCCACAGGCCAACttcaagagggaaaaaatatGGCAGAAAAAATGATGAATCTCATTGGACCCACAGAAGGTGAGGTGAAAAACTATCAATGTCACCATCATCCccatgactgagccaccagcccaGCAGCAGGACACAAGGCGGGCACAGTCACGGGTGCTCATGAGCACGTTGTAGCGcagggggtggcagatggccacgtagcggtcatagCCCATGATCATGAGCAGGAAGGAGTGGGTGTAGCCAAACGTAAAGGAGAAGAACATCTGGCTGGCACAGGCCACAAAGGTGATGGAGCGGTGGGTGGAGAGCATGTCCGCCAGCATCCAAGGGGTAATGGTCACAGTGAACAGGATCTCGGAGATGGAGAGGGCACACAGGAAgaggtacatgggggtgtggaggctgTGCTCCCTCCAGATGGTGCCCATGATGAGCAGGTTCCCCAGCAGTGTGAACAGGTACATCAGCAGGTACAGCAGGAAGAAGGAGGGCAGGAGCTGCTGAGGGAAGTTGGAGAAGCCGATGAGGATGAATTCAGACACTGTGCTGTAGTTCTGACCAGACAAGGATGCTGTACCTGGGGAGATCAGAAACAGAATGAaggctcagtggttaaaacaTAGGCTCTAGCATACATTAAAGGCCAGTTGAAGAGCTCCATACTAtacattgggctttcctggtagctcagacggtaaagcatctgcctacaatgcgggagacctgagaagggttgggaagatccctgggttgggaagatcccctggagaaggaaatggcaacccactccaggattcttgcctggaaaatccaatggacagaggagctggtaggctacagtccatggggttgcaaagagttggacacgactgagtgacttcactcacttcactataCTatacagatggagaaggaaatggcaatccactccaatattcttgctgggagaatcccatggacagaggagcttgccaggctacagtctatgggg includes:
- the LOC122700904 gene encoding olfactory receptor 10H4-like, which codes for MYLFTLLGNLLIMGTIWREHSLHTPMYLFLCALSISEILFTVTITPWMLADMLSTHRSITFVACASQMFFSFTFGYTHSFLLMIMGYDRYVAICHPLRYNVLMSTRDCARLVSCCWAGGSVMGMMVTLIVFHLTFCGSNEIHHFFCHIFSLLKLACGKETASLTLGVILVCVTALMACLFLIVLSYVFIVAAILRIPSAEGRHKTFSTCVSHLTIVVVHYGFASLIYLKTKGPHSMDSNILMTTTYTVFTPFLSPIIFSLRNKELKNAIKRSFRRTFCPLNS